One window from the genome of Natrialba magadii ATCC 43099 encodes:
- a CDS encoding DNA replication complex subunit Gins51, producing MNLNELRSVQSKERKKDSLQNLRPSFYQEVGEYIAELEDERERVADRVDDPFSSPEVGRLTDEIETAKDVVEAIYERRMGKLVKQASLAAAGMAANDDGLTAEEADLFDDLVERISSNKSRVLDVLEGVDDGADERSRIDTSSDDPTSDSLAASAADQNPRSDSREQAGDEISPHETDPAPEPPSPEPGAAAEPEPEPEPEPPTPPAESPAETAESDGMAAGTTETDTVSPADVMGGADSLGNADSLGDADAPSAGAPADPPEPPADSSTPPAPGPEATDEGGDAETGAPDSDRNTETLAVDRVTVKITEDVGNILGVDDREYTLASDDVVTLPEANATPLVEREAAEQLE from the coding sequence ATGAATCTGAACGAACTCCGCTCGGTCCAGAGCAAGGAGCGAAAGAAGGACAGCCTCCAGAATCTTCGCCCCTCGTTCTACCAGGAGGTCGGCGAGTACATCGCCGAACTCGAGGACGAGCGAGAACGCGTGGCCGACCGCGTAGACGACCCCTTCTCCTCGCCCGAAGTGGGGCGGTTGACGGACGAAATCGAGACCGCCAAGGACGTCGTCGAGGCGATTTACGAGCGCCGGATGGGCAAACTCGTCAAGCAGGCGAGTCTCGCCGCTGCGGGGATGGCGGCCAACGATGACGGGTTGACCGCCGAGGAGGCGGATCTGTTCGACGACCTCGTCGAGCGCATCAGTTCGAACAAGAGCCGCGTGCTCGATGTGCTCGAGGGTGTCGATGACGGTGCGGACGAGCGATCGAGGATCGACACCTCGTCAGACGATCCCACCTCCGACTCGCTGGCAGCGTCCGCTGCCGACCAGAATCCACGTTCCGATTCCAGGGAACAGGCCGGCGACGAAATATCACCGCACGAAACGGATCCTGCGCCGGAGCCACCGTCACCCGAACCAGGGGCTGCGGCCGAACCCGAACCCGAACCCGAACCCGAACCGCCGACACCACCGGCAGAATCGCCGGCCGAGACGGCTGAGTCGGATGGAATGGCGGCTGGCACGACAGAGACAGACACCGTCTCTCCTGCAGACGTGATGGGCGGCGCAGACTCGTTGGGCAACGCAGATTCGCTCGGCGATGCCGACGCCCCGTCCGCAGGTGCGCCCGCAGACCCACCCGAACCGCCAGCCGACTCGAGTACCCCGCCGGCTCCCGGCCCGGAAGCGACTGACGAGGGAGGCGATGCCGAGACGGGCGCTCCCGACTCCGACCGGAACACTGAGACACTCGCCGTCGACCGCGTCACCGTCAAAATCACCGAAGACGTCGGCAATATCCTCGGCGTCGACGACCGCGAATACACCCTTGCCAGCGACGACGTCGTAACGCTGCCCGAGGCCAACGCAACACCGCTCGTCGAGCGCGAAGCGGCGGAGCAACTCGAGTAG